CAACAGTATCAAATGAATCACACGTTTAAAATACTACACAATAAAAaacatttcaaatttaaataaaatttgtgtaaattttttaattttagaataaataattaaaattaaaaagtttaaataaaatttctaaaattagtaaatatttggctttttaatattaattattttttatatatgtttaaaATGGAAGCatatttaacaataaaaaaatattacaggTAGTGCCACATCACTACGAGCAGTCTCTTGATtcttatttcaaattataataaaatttatataaaatattataattttaaactaaattatcaaaattaaaatatttagataaaatcACCACAACACATATATGTTTGACTTTTAAGGTTTatattcttgttttatttttaattatcatatttaaaaaaatattttattatttatttttatataaaaaattataaatttatctttataaaaaataattttttttttgaaaaaagtaAATAGCAAAAACcaaaaacttattttaaataaaaaaaagcatAAATATTACAACGTTAGTAAACACACTCTTAATAATTAAGAGTTTCAATAATCAAATTTGCTAGATTTCTGTGTGATgtgataattcaataatcaataattaatatttttcataagtgataaaaatattttttgatatgaTGGAGAATtatgatatataaatataatagtaaaaaatgTGAATCcgagtaaattatattttacttcttgagttatattataattaatagatcAGTTTCGATATTCTAAAATCGAATGTTTAAATCCTTCTATTTTCATCCGTTCAAATGAACGTTTTTTTCATctatttatttgttaatttaaaaaaataataattatttaaataaatggagGAGTTTTAACTcgccatttatttttaaattaacgaAAAAATAAATGGAATAACTTTGTGTTTGGACGAAATGAAAATAGAGAAATTTTAGtgttcattttttaaaataaatccgtTAAGACATAATGAAAATAGAGAAATTTTAGTATtcagttttttaaaataaatccgttaattatgatataattcaagaactaaaatataatttatcatattttataaataaaaataaaatttgtatcGCATAACATATTATCccaagatttttttaattatatttttatttggtcTATTAAAAATACCTCACACTGGttatctttatatataaatttatattaagttacttccatttaaaaattaaaattttagagattggACGGCTCTTGATTATTTATCTTTAGATTCATAATTACTTCaaagtataaataaataaaaatattaaaaaataaaaaataagagaaaaaattgtTATGTAAGAATTTCAATTGCTTAGTttagtttcaatttttttaatcaaattttattttaataaaattattttttataataatgtaattaatttatatgccatacatatattgaaaaaataaataattaaactgtatagtaatattaatattatcttcaaaaccaaagataTCAAATTCCATGTTACAGTCATAGTTAATTTCAATAATGCTAAAaagatattaatataatttttaaaatgatggttaatatattttttaaaattaataaattaattaatgaatttttatatatgataaaattaaataataaatttatttaaagttaattatttactaaaaaatttgttaaataaaaaaataaaaacattattctttaccaaataaaaaaaaactcagcCCGAAGTTTGAATGAGGTTGGAGGGCCGAACGGCCCATGAAAGACCTAGCTAGTGGCAAATTCAGGCCCAGTCTCTCTGATCTCTGCGTTTCCCCTCACCTGCGCGCTGTCTTCGCCAACAAGTCTGAATCCCCTAATAAgctttctgattcttctttcctCTTCCTTCACTTTTCCTATTTGCGCTTGATCGATATACAAACCATGGCCCCGTCGATGGTGAATGATAATGGCTCCGAACCCGCTCAGCTTTTGGGCCCCGAATCTGCGTCTGAAAGAACACTGTGAGTCACCGCACCCTTTCTTCACTTCTTATTGTTTACATTTGTTATTTTTCGTTGATTTATTTGTAAAATCTAGTTGAATTCTGACGGATTTTGTGTGGTGTGATTTGAATCCCTATGGGTGTTTATGTTAATTTTGGTCTTTGTAGGTACCCATATGTGACCGGTACATCTGTGGTGGCTTTGAAGTATAAAGACGGAATTTTGATGGCTGCTGATATGGGAGGTTGGTGTAATTTTTAAGTTAGCTGATTTATGAAATGTGTGCTATGGTTTCCGTGTTGCGAGAATAAAAGCTAAGTGATTGATTGGTGCTTTAAAATTGGGATTGGATGAACTCGATTATGATTTTTGGACAATGACAGACTACACATCACTTGTTTCTTTCTTGTGACTTGACCTGTTTTAGTAACTTGAAGGCGTTTCAATTTTTCTGTTTTGGAGTATGCTGGAATATCATTGTATTTTATGTCTTGCATTTTTTCATTCAGAGTTACCTTCCTAGTTTCTGGGttgttttatattttctgtAACATTCTGTTTAATTCTTTCATGCTTATTTGGGTTTTAAAGTTGTTTACCACGCCTAATAATATCTAGGCTGAATGATGAGAAAATTTCCTTGTTATGTTCTTAAAATTGCCAGCATCTTATGGATCTACCTTGCGATACAAAAGTGTGGAGAGAATAAAGTCTGTTGGCAAGCATTCTCTTCTTGGTGCCAGTGGAGAAATTAGTGATTTTCAGGAGATCCTACGCTACCTTGACGAGCTCATGTAAGTTTTGGTTGCTGTTGAAGTGGAAAAGTTAAAGTTTACTTAGAACCTTgccattatttttctttatatatatatatatatatatatatatatatatatatatgttgtaTTGTTTGAAACTTCCAAAGAACTGTTGATTATTTGTTTAATATGTGCAGCCTGTATGACAATATGTGGGATGATGGCAACTCTTTGGGTCCTAAGGAGGTGCACAACTATTTGACAAGGGTGATGTATAATAGGCGCAACAAATTTAATCCATTGTGGAATTCACTTGTTCTTGGTGGAGTTAAAAATGGACAAAAGTATCTTGGAATGGTAGGCGTTGGTTACATTTTTCTACCTTAATGCTTACTTGgccataaatttattattttttgctaTCTTTTGACACCTGTAGTAGTAGGAGAAGCAAACAATGCTTAGTTTAGTAATGAGTTTCAGTTTTCCTAAATGTGCATCTCTCAGGTTAGTATGATAGGAGTAAATTTTGAGGACAATCATGTAGCAACTGGATTTGGAAATCACCTTGCACGACCAATACTTCGTGATGAGTGGCATGAgaacttgagttttgaagacgGTGTTAAGTTACTAGAGAAATGCATGCGTGTGCTTCTGTACCGTGATCGGTCTGCTGTAAACAAGCTTCAGGTTtggttctttttcttcattgttGCGTGGTTATTAATATTTTGTCCAATTATTTTCTAGGAAGTGATTGATTTTGTTATAGTCTGTTGAAAATTTTTCAATGTGCTTGGTTGTCTTTATGGTACTTGCTGCTTCAAGCTCGTCAGGTAGGATGCTTATATCTTGGTACAAAGAATGAAATGCATGTCTCGTGTTAAGCATAAGGATATGGATACCTTTGATCAAAATAGTGGGCGCCGCAGTCCTTATCTTTTGGTGTTTCTCCAGGTTTTGGACAGTGCCTTTGAGCCATGCTTGTAATTTCCTTCTAGAGAATAACAGCTGATCCCATAACCATTCTGGCTTGATGCTTGTTACGTACCTCTTTATTGGCCTAATTGACAAATCACAGAATCTTGCTTTAATCTCGCATCTCAGGACTGCACTATCTATGTTTTATTGATATGCTATTATTACCTCCTTCCAGATGGTAGATTAGATAAAAATAGGAGAGAAGGAGCTGTTATAGAATGCTGGCTTAGATGGTTGGAAGACAAAATAGTATGATAGGAATAGTGGGTTATATTTGCAGAAAACACAAGGGTGAAAAAAGATTTTCAAATACAAAATTCAAAAGCAATAGATATATGATTATATCATGTGGTTGGCACATCTTTTCTGTCTTAGAAATAAACATTGATCTTTTTTCACAATAAGTCTTGGGAGAAAGAGTAAAGAACAATGAAGTCAGATTCTTAATCTCTGTTATCCAATGTTCCTGAAATTTGATATTGAACTGTCTAATTAACAATGTTATTGGTGATTAGTTGCTCTACATTGGTTATCTAAAACCTTTGCATCTGTTTAATCATTTCTTAAGCGAGTTCATTGTGTTGTCTATATGTGCAAATTGTGCATGACAAGCATGTCTTTAAATACAGTTTTTGTAGAGATTTTTCCTACTCAAATATCCTTAGTGGGTAATTCTGAAAGCCTCTTGTTAAGTGAgtcttagattatttaaaataactttttGGGATAGCCTGTTTTGGTAAGGTTAAGACCTTGGCTTGTAGGCACGAGCTTAGACTTTTAGAAAGGCTTAATGGTATAACATGTGAATTTAAGGATAAAAATGTTTCCAAATAAAATTGTTTGGTTTCAATAAGTGTAAATCGAACATAATTCTTTTGTTCTGACAGCAGTTGATTGCCTgaatcatacttcctctcaaatTTGATACATGACATGTTTGCACTCGTGAAAATTGCAGATAGCTAAAATTACTGAAGAAGGTGTAACAATTTCCCAGCCTTACGCCCTAAAGACCTTCTGGGGATTCTCTGCATTCCAAAATCCAACAGTTGGTGCTGAAGGATCATGGTAGATGATAGTTGATGGCTGGCTTGGGGATTATTTGGAATATAATAATCTGAGCCTCAAACCATTTTGAATTGTCCTTAGGCTGCTTTTTATAACATGGAACAATGCATAATTACCTAAAATGTTATGGTTTTTCCTTTATCTGCTTGTACTGCTGTTGGCTACACACACCTTTAGGAAGAAATTTGATATTGCAATTTGTTAATGTGGTGGTTTCCCTAATTTTCAAGACAGGTTTAATTTAGTTAATGTCGAATTGTTCCATCTGTGATGTTTGATTGGGAGACCAATTCAATTTGGGATCCTGGGCATTGCTGAGCAGATGCAACAGCAATTGACAGTTCATGTTCTACTTATTTAGATCAATTATGGTTGTGATCTGAGATTTGAATAGCCCAAATAAACGGTCTAAACAAAGACCTCTAACATAGGGAATGAAAGGTATGGTTAATGGTGTAGGAATGCAGTTAAGAATTCTGAACCAAAATCCTGGCGGCACCAATGAGTTCAACAAAGCAATAAACGGTTTTAACTggaaaattaaactgaatcgatttgattttttgatttggtgttttt
This sequence is a window from Manihot esculenta cultivar AM560-2 chromosome 4, M.esculenta_v8, whole genome shotgun sequence. Protein-coding genes within it:
- the LOC110614171 gene encoding proteasome subunit beta type-4, producing MKDLASGKFRPSLSDLCVSPHLRAVFANKSESPNKLSDSSFLFLHFSYLRLIDIQTMAPSMVNDNGSEPAQLLGPESASERTLYPYVTGTSVVALKYKDGILMAADMGASYGSTLRYKSVERIKSVGKHSLLGASGEISDFQEILRYLDELILYDNMWDDGNSLGPKEVHNYLTRVMYNRRNKFNPLWNSLVLGGVKNGQKYLGMVSMIGVNFEDNHVATGFGNHLARPILRDEWHENLSFEDGVKLLEKCMRVLLYRDRSAVNKLQIAKITEEGVTISQPYALKTFWGFSAFQNPTVGAEGSW